A single genomic interval of Stieleria maiorica harbors:
- a CDS encoding ThuA domain-containing protein, protein MMYVVRTLLLLELILFAGMASADQNPIPRFSGLVLHLDASQLAATQQTGPVPKWSNLAADLGDFSQSSSDQQPSLVEIGDTHVVRFSGSHLRSVGNDISTESISVFVVVAPHANPGDFRGWISSNAPGGRDYETGFNLDLGPGPTRKLNVINAEGRGFGGFRDLFEGEFNFGTLHHVALRVDAALKTVSLRVDGQDAGKRPYVPSTMSLAELTLGARYYHNGQGEMRVAGPLTCDIAEVLIYDRMLSDHETDAVERYLTAKHASLAETLPDALRLENDSAELQKVENPLAIQMLVPGFEVHEIPVELTNVNNVRFRDDGTLVTLGYNGDVHLLRDSDGDSLEDTAELFWKNEGSLRGPIGMLVTPKNYPHGQGVFTPSKGKVSLIVDKDGDDKADEEIVVATGWDEIPQNVDATGIAMASDGSLYFGLGTANYANAYLIDQQGVAHYDLKSDRGTVQRVSPDFKTRETVCTGIRFPIAFAFNRHGDLFCAEQEGATWLPNGNPFDELLHLEPDRHYGFPPRHPRHNPGVIDEPSVFDYAPQHQSTCGMVFNGDGQSAPIFGPKGWAGNAIVCGESRGKIWRTQLVKTDSGYVASTQLLACLQMLTVDACVAPNGDLVVACHSGPPDWGTGPTGMGKLYRIRMSRPEAARPVDVWANSPREIQIAFDRPLDPAMLRNVVDRIVVQHGKFVRAGDQFETLMPPYAVVQRQLATPRQNLTVHGMALSGDRRSVLLQTDPMGARDHYAVSIPYQSPVESSTTDGIEQIASIDVDLTLGGIQATFTRHSEDATVNPEWTGWLPHVNWQVNDEFTRQSAVHDDLRKLISGGGMLTMQTRLDVSDLLRPKVQPGSTLDYQWPEEIVTLAAHSSQSFHLDVAGRQIDANRNDDGTFSATIQIDPETAADVPLTVRASIAANSTPDWSLSASTNEDSRLRALPLRRFHLPWTSGADEDTSPIDAIEIAEIQGGNWGRGRRVFHSDAAGCFKCHAIHGPGSSLAGSDIGPDLSNLVHRDYASVERDIKHPSFAINPDYLGNTVLLHDGRVLTGTLQTVDGQLMLGDADGKTTRLEKAQIDTIKPAEVSVMPKGIDEKLTADQFRDLMTFLLTPPPHMPLDSPLEAPPVRTQAEVAAVLAGAEPPPSVLDPIKVVLVAGKKDHGPGEHDYPAWQIQWGQLLAAAEAVDVDAAWDFPDDQQLADADVLVFFQKGDWDDQRQTKMDRYFDSGGGAIYVHWAVNGNDRADDFSRRIGLASKGGSIGYRHGPLALNVHNTDHPIMRNIEPLQLYDESYWRLTGQPENVTLFATSIEDGAARPQMWAYERSAGRVFVSIPGHYSWTFDDPIFRTILLRAMAWTAKQPIDRFNELVPLGARMSR, encoded by the coding sequence ATGATGTACGTCGTTCGAACGTTATTGCTGCTCGAATTGATCCTCTTCGCCGGAATGGCCTCCGCGGATCAAAATCCAATACCCAGATTCAGTGGGCTCGTTTTGCATTTGGATGCGAGTCAACTGGCGGCGACACAGCAGACCGGGCCGGTACCGAAATGGAGCAACCTTGCCGCTGACTTAGGCGATTTTTCGCAATCATCCTCGGATCAACAGCCCTCGTTGGTTGAAATCGGCGACACCCACGTCGTGCGATTCTCCGGATCGCACCTGCGGAGTGTCGGCAACGACATCTCAACCGAATCGATCAGCGTCTTCGTTGTCGTGGCGCCCCACGCCAACCCCGGCGACTTTCGCGGTTGGATCTCATCCAACGCGCCGGGAGGACGCGACTACGAAACCGGGTTCAATCTCGACTTGGGGCCCGGTCCGACGCGAAAGTTGAACGTCATCAATGCGGAAGGACGCGGTTTCGGCGGGTTTCGGGACCTTTTCGAGGGTGAATTCAACTTCGGGACCTTGCATCATGTCGCCCTCCGCGTTGATGCCGCCTTGAAAACCGTTTCGTTGCGAGTTGATGGACAAGATGCGGGGAAACGCCCCTATGTACCGTCAACGATGTCGCTCGCGGAACTGACGTTGGGGGCTCGCTATTATCACAACGGACAAGGTGAGATGCGCGTTGCCGGTCCGTTGACCTGCGACATCGCCGAAGTCCTGATCTACGACCGGATGCTTTCGGATCACGAAACGGATGCTGTCGAGCGTTACTTGACAGCGAAGCACGCGTCCCTCGCCGAAACATTGCCGGATGCGTTGCGATTGGAAAACGACTCAGCCGAACTGCAGAAAGTTGAAAACCCGCTGGCGATTCAAATGCTGGTGCCTGGATTTGAAGTTCACGAGATCCCGGTCGAATTGACCAACGTCAACAACGTGCGATTTCGCGATGACGGTACGCTGGTCACGCTCGGCTACAACGGCGACGTCCACTTGCTGCGTGACAGCGACGGCGACTCATTGGAGGACACAGCCGAACTGTTTTGGAAGAATGAAGGTTCGTTGCGGGGACCGATCGGGATGTTGGTCACGCCGAAAAACTATCCGCACGGGCAAGGCGTCTTCACGCCCAGCAAGGGCAAGGTGTCATTGATCGTCGACAAAGACGGCGACGACAAAGCCGACGAAGAAATCGTGGTGGCGACCGGTTGGGATGAAATCCCACAGAATGTCGACGCGACCGGTATCGCCATGGCATCCGACGGGTCGCTGTACTTCGGACTGGGAACGGCCAACTATGCCAATGCCTATCTGATCGACCAGCAGGGTGTCGCACACTATGACCTGAAAAGCGATCGGGGCACCGTGCAACGTGTCTCGCCGGACTTCAAGACCCGTGAAACCGTTTGCACCGGCATCCGATTCCCGATCGCGTTCGCCTTCAACCGGCACGGTGACTTGTTTTGCGCCGAACAGGAAGGCGCGACGTGGTTGCCCAACGGAAATCCGTTCGACGAATTGCTGCATCTTGAGCCGGATCGACACTACGGTTTCCCGCCCCGACACCCGCGGCACAATCCTGGTGTGATCGATGAACCGTCCGTCTTCGATTACGCTCCGCAACACCAATCGACCTGTGGGATGGTGTTCAACGGCGACGGTCAATCCGCGCCGATCTTCGGGCCGAAGGGGTGGGCCGGAAACGCGATCGTTTGCGGTGAATCGCGTGGAAAGATTTGGAGAACGCAACTGGTAAAAACGGACTCCGGCTACGTCGCATCGACGCAATTGTTAGCGTGTTTGCAGATGTTGACCGTCGACGCCTGTGTCGCCCCCAACGGCGACTTGGTGGTCGCGTGCCACAGCGGCCCGCCCGACTGGGGCACGGGGCCGACCGGCATGGGCAAGTTGTACCGAATCCGAATGTCGCGTCCCGAAGCTGCGCGGCCGGTCGACGTATGGGCAAACTCGCCGCGTGAAATTCAGATCGCGTTCGATCGCCCGCTGGACCCCGCGATGCTGCGAAACGTCGTCGACCGGATCGTCGTCCAGCACGGCAAATTCGTCCGCGCGGGGGACCAATTCGAAACGCTGATGCCACCCTACGCCGTCGTCCAACGTCAACTGGCGACCCCACGTCAAAACCTGACCGTTCACGGCATGGCATTGTCCGGTGATCGCCGCAGTGTGCTTTTGCAAACCGATCCGATGGGGGCGCGCGATCACTATGCCGTTTCCATTCCCTATCAATCACCCGTCGAGTCATCAACAACCGATGGCATCGAACAAATCGCGTCGATCGATGTTGATCTGACGCTCGGCGGCATACAAGCGACGTTCACCCGCCACAGCGAGGATGCAACGGTGAATCCGGAATGGACGGGTTGGTTGCCGCACGTCAACTGGCAGGTCAACGATGAATTCACGCGGCAGAGTGCGGTTCACGATGACCTACGCAAGCTGATTTCCGGCGGCGGAATGCTTACCATGCAGACTCGGTTGGACGTCAGCGATCTGCTGCGACCCAAAGTCCAACCGGGATCGACGCTCGATTACCAGTGGCCCGAAGAAATCGTCACACTGGCCGCTCACTCGTCCCAGTCGTTTCACCTGGACGTCGCAGGCCGACAGATCGATGCGAACCGAAACGATGACGGAACGTTCAGCGCGACGATCCAGATTGATCCCGAAACGGCGGCCGATGTTCCACTGACCGTGCGTGCCTCCATCGCCGCAAACAGCACCCCCGATTGGTCGCTCTCCGCGTCAACCAACGAGGATTCGCGATTGCGAGCGTTGCCGCTGCGTCGATTCCACTTGCCATGGACCAGTGGTGCCGATGAAGACACGTCGCCGATCGATGCGATCGAAATCGCGGAAATCCAGGGCGGGAATTGGGGGCGGGGACGACGTGTGTTTCACAGTGACGCCGCCGGCTGTTTCAAGTGTCACGCGATCCACGGCCCAGGCTCCAGTCTGGCCGGCTCCGACATCGGTCCCGACCTGAGCAACCTGGTGCATCGTGATTATGCGTCGGTGGAGCGTGACATCAAACACCCCAGTTTTGCGATCAATCCGGATTACCTGGGGAACACGGTGTTGCTGCACGACGGTCGCGTGTTGACCGGAACGCTGCAGACGGTGGACGGTCAGTTGATGCTGGGAGACGCCGACGGCAAGACCACGCGATTGGAAAAGGCACAGATTGACACGATCAAGCCGGCGGAAGTATCGGTGATGCCCAAAGGCATCGACGAGAAATTGACGGCGGACCAGTTTCGCGACTTGATGACGTTCCTGCTGACTCCGCCGCCGCACATGCCACTGGATTCACCGCTGGAAGCTCCGCCGGTTCGCACCCAGGCCGAGGTGGCTGCGGTGTTGGCCGGGGCAGAGCCACCGCCGAGCGTGTTGGACCCGATCAAGGTGGTGTTGGTGGCGGGCAAGAAGGATCACGGCCCGGGCGAACACGACTACCCGGCGTGGCAGATTCAGTGGGGGCAATTGTTGGCCGCCGCCGAAGCGGTCGATGTCGACGCCGCCTGGGATTTCCCAGATGATCAACAACTCGCCGACGCCGATGTCTTGGTGTTCTTTCAAAAGGGCGACTGGGACGATCAGCGTCAAACCAAGATGGACCGGTATTTTGATTCCGGCGGCGGCGCGATCTACGTCCACTGGGCGGTCAACGGCAATGACCGCGCCGATGATTTCTCACGTCGGATTGGTTTGGCATCCAAGGGGGGCAGCATCGGTTACCGGCATGGACCACTCGCCTTGAACGTGCACAACACCGACCATCCGATCATGCGCAACATCGAACCGCTGCAGTTGTACGACGAAAGCTATTGGCGACTGACCGGCCAGCCAGAGAACGTCACCTTGTTCGCAACGAGCATCGAAGACGGCGCCGCGCGGCCGCAAATGTGGGCTTACGAACGATCGGCGGGACGCGTCTTTGTCAGTATTCCGGGCCACTACAGTTGGACGTTTGACGATCCGATCTTCCGGACGATTCTATTGCGTGCGATGGCCTGGACGGCAAAGCAGCCGATCGACCGCTTCAACGAACTCGTCCCCCTCGGCGCGCGGATGTCAAGGTAG
- a CDS encoding arylsulfatase, producing the protein MNYPSTVALTLFCVSGLLLPHAVAEPPTPPSKTDSPPNVILILADDMALGDLSSLNGGLSRTPHLDRLKDDSVWFSQAYSAAPVCAPARAALLTGRYPHRTGVVTLNQLTYPSLTRLRRDETTIAELLQDRGYATGLIGKWHCGNGQGYEPNDHGFDEFEGFLNHTFIRRYFDYRLQVAGRTVEVNDQYLTSDLSARAVDFVRRHRDEPFFLHLAHYAPHRPIDAPAERIEPYLRRGLDQQTATVYAMIEIMDQGIGELLEELDRLQIREQTIVVFASDNGPDPLVQRRFNHDLRETKYTVYEGGVKVPFLVHWPNKLTPKELHDTVHFTDVLPTLMELCGFDVPETLELDGASLAGRLTGNADVAPLPGQRFWQWNRAQPRYSHNAAVREGNWKLVRPFVTRNIPKNDSELPPALYDLSSDPSESHDVAAEHPERVTQMNQALESWTRAVERDRTRTESVAD; encoded by the coding sequence ATGAACTACCCATCGACGGTCGCGCTGACGCTGTTTTGCGTATCGGGCTTGCTGCTTCCCCACGCCGTCGCCGAACCACCGACGCCACCTTCGAAAACCGATTCGCCGCCCAACGTGATCTTGATTCTGGCCGATGACATGGCCCTGGGAGACCTTTCCAGCCTGAACGGCGGGCTCAGCCGGACTCCCCACCTGGATCGCCTGAAGGACGACAGCGTCTGGTTCTCACAGGCGTATTCCGCCGCCCCGGTGTGCGCGCCCGCGCGGGCGGCACTGTTAACGGGTCGCTATCCGCATCGCACCGGAGTGGTCACGTTGAATCAGCTGACCTATCCGTCGTTGACACGCCTGCGCCGCGACGAGACGACGATCGCAGAACTGCTTCAAGACCGCGGATACGCAACCGGACTGATCGGTAAATGGCACTGCGGCAATGGCCAGGGCTATGAACCGAACGACCATGGTTTTGATGAATTTGAAGGCTTTCTCAATCACACCTTTATCCGCCGGTACTTTGATTATCGATTGCAGGTGGCGGGGCGGACCGTCGAGGTCAACGATCAATACCTGACGTCCGATCTGTCCGCCCGGGCGGTCGATTTTGTGCGTCGACATCGGGACGAACCATTCTTCTTGCACCTGGCGCACTACGCACCGCATCGCCCGATCGATGCCCCGGCCGAGCGGATCGAACCCTATTTGCGGCGTGGGCTCGACCAGCAGACCGCGACGGTGTACGCGATGATCGAAATCATGGACCAGGGAATCGGCGAGTTGTTGGAAGAACTGGATCGACTGCAGATCCGCGAGCAGACGATCGTCGTGTTTGCCAGCGACAACGGCCCCGACCCGTTGGTTCAGCGACGGTTCAATCACGACCTTCGAGAAACCAAGTACACGGTTTACGAAGGCGGGGTGAAAGTGCCGTTTTTGGTGCATTGGCCTAACAAGCTGACACCCAAGGAGCTTCATGATACCGTTCACTTCACCGACGTGCTGCCGACGCTGATGGAACTGTGTGGCTTCGACGTGCCCGAAACGCTTGAACTGGACGGTGCGTCCTTGGCGGGACGGTTGACGGGAAACGCCGATGTCGCACCGTTGCCCGGGCAACGGTTTTGGCAATGGAATCGCGCCCAGCCACGCTATTCGCACAACGCTGCGGTCCGCGAGGGCAATTGGAAACTCGTGCGGCCCTTCGTGACACGCAACATTCCCAAGAACGATTCGGAGCTTCCACCGGCACTTTACGATCTGTCGTCCGACCCGAGTGAATCACACGACGTGGCAGCCGAACATCCCGAGCGTGTCACGCAGATGAATCAGGCGCTGGAATCATGGACTCGCGCGGTGGAGCGGGATCGCACGCGAACCGAATCGGTTGCGGACTAG
- a CDS encoding PVC-type heme-binding CxxCH protein has product MNIIRSFVAIPKNAVVPLLLVGVLSVAVFRPAADAAEPFEFRANDVVAIYGNGLADRMQHDPWVETVLQSQLKGMNVRFRNMSFSGDIVNKRPRNQGFTNDAEYLQHVAPDVLFSFYGYNESFAGPAGADAYRGELVKLVDRYTKLRKEAGKDIRFVLFSPIAYQFTGDRHLPDGQELNANLAVYTEATRKAAAETGATFVDLYTPTLQLFQSDSKRYTLNGIHLNADGYRQLSQIISQALLGKTVPADETLADLYAAVEDKNWHWHNRYHATDGNDIWGGRSTLTFVDGQSNADVLKHELVMLDVMTANRDPAIWAAAEGKTYTVDDSNVPPPVKVISNIGGGSKSSSAEKEGSIDYLSPEESIAKIRVPEGYELNVFASEVQFPDLANPVQMQVDAKGRLWAASWNTYPKWEPGKEMNDSLMIFEDTDKDGKADTRKIFAHVHNPLGFEFWNGGVIVTSGPDLLFLKDTDGDDKADVRYPMLQGLGTADTHHAANNLVFGPDGGIYWQSGIFLVHNHETPWKQNLNIGASGMYRFDPRTFAITPHAGNSPNPHGTSFDYWGYCYANDGTGGRSYQVRPEGKGFKMHTLLEKEFRPVAANAILSSQHFPEELQDDFLICNTIGFLGVKQYSLDREGNGKDREFGHVWGTPGLELINSEDRNFRPTDAVVGEDGALYVSDWHNAIIGHMQHNIRDPNRDHRHGRILRLTVKDRPLQQPVKIDGQPIAALLENLKHPVNGVRHRTRVELSGRDSDEVIAAAQQWIKDFDPNDETEAHHLLEALWLHQQHGVRNEALLDMLLSSDVKHAVVAANTVKHFWENVDTTGASGFEAPAEIEFVKFDPPKHLSPADRKVYKLGAEVYQRESHCATCHLTHGKGSGNIYPSLVDSPWVNGSEDRLIKMTLHGLWGKLTVNGKTYDPSRGVPPMTAFRSLLNDKEVAAVLTFVRNTWGNQASPVSPHSVKLVREQTGDRSTFWTPDDLLAEHPLEASLMKDVPAVETEEFSNQALEEELLSTPPAELAKVAIDQGNVRRGKKLFYQSAAACFACHDPPGGAARLGPDLTTIKTKLTPVQLVESILDPSKLIDKEFAQVSILTADGKVQTGVRISENDDEIVLRNLAEPAPITIAQDDIEDVKESKVSLMPENLARQLKSRKEFNDLMKYIIEVRKR; this is encoded by the coding sequence ATGAACATCATCCGCAGCTTCGTTGCCATTCCGAAGAACGCCGTCGTTCCACTGTTGCTGGTCGGCGTCTTGTCCGTAGCGGTCTTTCGCCCCGCGGCCGACGCGGCCGAGCCGTTTGAATTTCGTGCCAACGATGTGGTCGCCATTTACGGCAATGGTCTGGCCGACCGCATGCAGCACGACCCGTGGGTCGAAACGGTGCTGCAAAGCCAGCTGAAAGGGATGAACGTCCGCTTTCGCAACATGAGCTTCTCCGGCGACATCGTTAACAAACGCCCCCGCAACCAGGGTTTCACCAACGACGCCGAGTACTTGCAGCATGTTGCCCCGGACGTGTTGTTCAGCTTCTACGGTTACAACGAGTCGTTTGCCGGGCCGGCGGGAGCGGACGCCTATCGGGGCGAATTGGTGAAGCTGGTCGATCGATACACCAAGCTGCGAAAAGAGGCGGGCAAGGACATTCGCTTTGTCTTGTTCAGCCCTATCGCCTACCAATTCACCGGTGACCGGCATCTTCCCGACGGGCAAGAGCTGAACGCGAATCTGGCCGTCTACACCGAAGCGACTCGAAAAGCGGCGGCCGAAACGGGGGCCACCTTCGTCGATCTGTACACCCCGACCCTTCAGCTGTTTCAATCCGATTCAAAGCGGTACACCCTCAACGGCATCCACCTGAACGCCGACGGCTATCGCCAGCTCAGCCAAATCATCTCACAGGCTCTGCTCGGCAAAACCGTGCCGGCCGACGAAACGCTCGCTGACCTTTACGCGGCGGTCGAGGACAAGAACTGGCATTGGCACAATCGCTATCACGCCACCGACGGCAACGACATCTGGGGCGGTCGATCGACGCTGACCTTTGTCGATGGGCAAAGCAACGCCGACGTGCTGAAACACGAACTGGTCATGCTGGATGTAATGACCGCCAATCGCGACCCTGCGATCTGGGCAGCCGCCGAGGGGAAAACATACACCGTCGACGACAGCAACGTCCCGCCGCCGGTGAAAGTGATCTCCAACATCGGCGGTGGCAGCAAAAGCTCCAGCGCGGAAAAAGAAGGCAGCATCGACTACCTGAGCCCCGAAGAATCGATCGCAAAGATACGGGTTCCCGAGGGCTACGAATTGAACGTCTTTGCCTCCGAAGTCCAGTTCCCCGACCTTGCCAATCCCGTGCAGATGCAGGTCGATGCCAAGGGGCGGCTGTGGGCTGCCAGCTGGAACACCTATCCCAAGTGGGAACCCGGCAAGGAGATGAACGACAGCCTGATGATCTTTGAGGACACGGACAAAGACGGCAAGGCGGACACGCGAAAGATCTTTGCCCACGTTCACAACCCGCTCGGGTTCGAGTTTTGGAACGGCGGCGTCATCGTCACCTCCGGGCCCGATCTGCTGTTCTTGAAAGACACCGACGGGGACGACAAAGCCGACGTGCGATACCCGATGCTGCAAGGGCTGGGAACCGCCGACACGCACCACGCGGCGAACAATCTGGTGTTCGGCCCCGACGGTGGGATCTATTGGCAAAGCGGAATTTTTCTGGTCCACAACCACGAAACGCCGTGGAAACAAAACCTGAACATCGGTGCGTCGGGCATGTATCGCTTTGACCCGCGGACCTTTGCGATCACGCCCCACGCCGGAAACTCGCCCAACCCGCACGGCACCAGTTTTGACTACTGGGGTTACTGCTACGCCAACGACGGCACCGGGGGACGATCGTATCAGGTGCGTCCCGAAGGCAAGGGATTCAAGATGCACACCCTGCTGGAAAAAGAATTCCGCCCCGTCGCGGCCAATGCGATCTTGTCCTCGCAGCACTTCCCCGAAGAGCTGCAGGACGATTTTTTGATCTGCAACACGATCGGTTTTCTGGGTGTGAAACAGTATTCCCTGGATCGCGAGGGGAACGGCAAAGACCGCGAATTCGGACACGTCTGGGGAACGCCGGGGTTGGAATTGATCAACAGCGAGGATCGGAACTTTCGCCCGACCGATGCCGTCGTCGGTGAAGACGGCGCGTTGTACGTTTCCGACTGGCACAACGCCATTATCGGCCACATGCAACACAACATTCGCGACCCCAACCGCGACCACAGACACGGCCGCATCCTCCGTCTGACGGTCAAAGACCGCCCGCTGCAGCAGCCCGTCAAGATCGACGGCCAACCGATCGCGGCGTTGCTGGAAAACCTGAAGCACCCCGTCAACGGCGTCCGCCATCGCACGCGGGTGGAATTGAGCGGCCGCGACTCCGACGAAGTGATCGCCGCGGCACAGCAATGGATCAAGGACTTTGACCCCAACGACGAAACCGAAGCCCACCACTTGCTCGAAGCACTTTGGTTGCACCAGCAACACGGAGTTCGCAACGAAGCGCTGTTGGACATGTTGCTCAGTTCCGACGTCAAACACGCCGTCGTGGCGGCAAACACCGTAAAGCATTTTTGGGAGAACGTCGACACCACCGGGGCGAGCGGATTTGAGGCGCCGGCCGAAATCGAGTTCGTCAAATTCGATCCCCCCAAGCACCTCAGTCCTGCCGATCGAAAAGTGTACAAGTTGGGCGCGGAGGTTTATCAACGGGAATCGCACTGCGCGACGTGCCACCTGACGCACGGCAAAGGCAGCGGAAACATCTATCCGTCGCTGGTCGACAGCCCCTGGGTCAACGGCAGCGAGGACCGTCTGATCAAAATGACGCTGCACGGATTGTGGGGGAAACTGACCGTCAACGGAAAGACGTATGATCCCTCGCGCGGCGTGCCGCCGATGACCGCGTTCCGATCGTTGCTTAATGACAAGGAAGTTGCGGCGGTCTTGACCTTCGTTCGCAACACCTGGGGCAACCAAGCCTCACCGGTCAGCCCCCACAGCGTCAAACTAGTGCGCGAGCAGACCGGCGACCGATCGACGTTCTGGACCCCGGACGACTTGCTCGCCGAGCACCCGCTGGAAGCATCGCTGATGAAGGACGTGCCGGCCGTCGAGACCGAAGAGTTCTCCAATCAAGCCTTGGAAGAAGAACTGCTCAGCACGCCGCCAGCCGAATTGGCCAAGGTTGCGATCGATCAAGGAAACGTGCGACGCGGAAAAAAACTGTTCTATCAATCCGCCGCCGCCTGCTTTGCCTGTCACGACCCGCCGGGCGGGGCGGCACGCCTGGGTCCGGATTTGACCACAATCAAAACCAAGCTGACGCCCGTGCAGTTGGTCGAATCGATCCTGGATCCCTCCAAGCTGATCGACAAGGAATTCGCACAGGTGAGCATCCTGACCGCCGACGGCAAGGTGCAAACCGGCGTGCGGATCTCCGAGAACGACGACGAGATCGTCTTGAGAAACTTGGCCGAACCCGCGCCGATCACGATCGCTCAGGATGACATCGAAGACGTCAAGGAATCCAAGGTTTCGCTGATGCCGGAAAACCTGGCGCGTCAGCTGAAAAGCCGCAAGGAATTCAATGACCTGATGAAGTACATCATCGAAGTCAGAAAACGCTAG